GGCGTTTGCATTTTCTGTGGCAACTGTGTGGAGTATTGCCCCACTAACTGTCTCTCTATGACGGAAGAGTATGATATGTCTACTTACGACCGTCACGAGTTGAACTACGACAATGTCGCCTTGGGGCGCCTGCCTTACAAGGTCACCCAAGATCCGATGGTGACTCCGTTGCGAGAGCTAGGCTATCTGCCCAAGGGCGTTACTGATCCCCACGATTTACCCGAAGGCTCCCGGCGCGCGGGTAAGCTCCCCCAGGAAATCTTGGATGAGATGGAAGCCGACGATGCCGAGGCTAAAGAAGATGCCAAGGCCTAATGACTAAGGTGATACTGGCCAGTTCACTGGATTGCTGGTCAGAGACCAGTGGGTACATTCTGGCCAACGTTATAGTGATTGAGTGCTGATTTGAAGGAGAGTCCGCTACCGTGACGCTTGCCGAAGGGGTACAACTGGTTTCGTTTGGCCTGCTAGTAGCCATGATGTTGGGATCGGCCCTGGGGGTGGTCCTACTCGAAAATATCGTCTACTCAGCCTTTCTGTTGGGCGGCGTGTTCATCAGCATGGCCGGGCTATATATTCTCCTAAATGCGGCCTTCGTGGCGGCAGCCCAGGTTCTGATCTATGTGGGAGCGGTGAATGTACTGATCCTATTTGGAATCATGCTGGTCAATAAGCGACAGGCATTTCCCCAGGTCAAGTTGGCTTGGATAGGACGAGCCGCTACAGCAGCAGTATGTGCCGGGTTATTTGCCTTACTAACTACAACGGTACTCAGCACGGGTTGGGCCATTTCTTCGGATGCTCCAGCCGGAGACAGTGCCACAATTTTGATCGGAGAGCACTTTTTCAGCGATTATCTGCTGCCCTTTGAGCTGGCGTCGGTCCTGCTGTTGATGGCCCTGGTGGGGGCGATTATTCTGGCTCGCCGGGAATACCTGCCTGATGAGGTGCCAGGGGAGCCTATGTTACCAGAAGCATTGAAGCTAGCCGAGCGGCCTCGGGAACTCGTATCGGCTGGTCAGTCTTCGTCCCCCAATCCCTCCGACGAAGACTAGCGCACTACGGCAGCCGCAACACTACCGCTGATTCCCCGACCTATGGTCATAGCCTCCTGCGCTGCCATCTACTAACTGTTTGAGTACGTCTTACGTCTGCCCTACCAGTGTGATATGCAACTAGAATATTTCCTCATCCTAGCGGCGGCCCTATTCTGCATCGGGGTCTATGGCCTTGTCACTAGCCGTAATGTGATTCGAGTGTTGATGTCCATTGAGTTGATGCTCAATGCCGTCAACTTGAACTTAATGGCCTTCTCCAATTACTTGGACCCAGCCAGTGCCAAGGGTCAGGTGTTTGCTGTGTTTGTCATCACCATTGCTGCAGCAGAGGCGGCTGTGGGCTTGGCCATTGTCTTGGCGATTTATCGCAACCGCGACACCGTAGACATGGAACAGTTTAATTTGCTCAAGTGGTGAGGTCTTGGCCTCGGGAGACCGACTCCAAGTGGGGAACGATGCCTCAGAGGACATTTGAAAACTCGGCTGAAAGCCCTGCAGGGTAAGCGTTTTAGAGCGTATGGCTCTGTTGACCAGAATCCAGTCTGGAGCAAGGTTGCAGGGTACTTTCCAAATATCCTCTCAGTCAGACTGTAGGCGTCAGAAGTTAGGAATGGTCCTGAAAATGATGTCGGGCTCCTGATTGTTGGGCCCTCCCCTAGTTGTCAACCAATCTGAATTTGGCAGCTCCCGAGCTGATTAATCATGGCCCAATTCGTGCCGCCATCTATGCGGCCCTCCGGATTTGTCGGATGTGGGCCGTAGATGCAGTCGAAATTCACTACAATTCAAGGGAATATGCCGAGACCTTGGCCAGATTTTGCAGCTGAAGCAAGTCATCATCGTTCACAAGGCAACCAACCGCCTCAGTCAACAG
This portion of the Halomicronema hongdechloris C2206 genome encodes:
- the ndhI gene encoding NAD(P)H-quinone oxidoreductase subunit I; translated protein: MNFLKQVGDYAKESAQAAKYIGQGLSVTFDHMRRRPVTVQYPYERLIPSERFRGRIHFEFDKCISCEVCVRVCPINLPVVDWEFNRETKKKNLKHYSIDFGVCIFCGNCVEYCPTNCLSMTEEYDMSTYDRHELNYDNVALGRLPYKVTQDPMVTPLRELGYLPKGVTDPHDLPEGSRRAGKLPQEILDEMEADDAEAKEDAKA
- a CDS encoding NADH-quinone oxidoreductase subunit J, whose product is MTLAEGVQLVSFGLLVAMMLGSALGVVLLENIVYSAFLLGGVFISMAGLYILLNAAFVAAAQVLIYVGAVNVLILFGIMLVNKRQAFPQVKLAWIGRAATAAVCAGLFALLTTTVLSTGWAISSDAPAGDSATILIGEHFFSDYLLPFELASVLLLMALVGAIILARREYLPDEVPGEPMLPEALKLAERPRELVSAGQSSSPNPSDED
- the nuoK gene encoding NADH-quinone oxidoreductase subunit NuoK, producing the protein MQLEYFLILAAALFCIGVYGLVTSRNVIRVLMSIELMLNAVNLNLMAFSNYLDPASAKGQVFAVFVITIAAAEAAVGLAIVLAIYRNRDTVDMEQFNLLKW